From the genome of Blautia hydrogenotrophica DSM 10507:
ATGCCAGGAATGATGGGCGGCAGAGGTGGTAAAAGAGGCGGCTTTCGGCTTCCCTTTTAACATAGATAAAGAATACAAAATGAAAAATAAACAATGGAGGTAATGTAAAATGGCAGTAAAAATCAGATTGAGAAGAATGGGACAGAAAAAGGCTCCTTTCTATAGAATTGTTGTGGCAGATTCCCGTTCCAAAAGAGATGGAAAATGTATCGAGGAGATCGGAACCTACGATCCGAATCTGGAGCCAAGTGCATATAAGGTAGACGAAGAAGCAGCTAAAAAATGGTTGGCAGCAGGCGCTCAGCCTACAGAAGTAGTTAGCAAAATTTTTAAATTAGCTGGTATTGAGAAATAATCACAACGGGATAGGAAAGATTTCTCTGGTTGACGCTAGAGAATTGGAGGTGTGTGATGAAAGAACTTGTAGAAGTAATTGCGAAATCACTCGTAGAAAATCCTGATGAGGTCGTTGTGACGGAGACTGAAAAAGAGGATGCCATTGTGGTGGAATTGAAGGTGGGCGCTTCCGACATGGGTAAAGTGATCGGAAGGCAGGGGAGGATTGCAAAGGCAATCCGTACCGTGGTGAAAGCTGCGTCTTCTAAGAGTCCGAAAAAGGTGATTGTGGACATCCTGCAGTAAAGAATAATTGTGACAGTTCAGGTTGCGATAAGGAGCAGTGCCATTGTGCAGGGCTCCTTCTTTAGTT
Proteins encoded in this window:
- a CDS encoding KH domain-containing protein, with protein sequence MKELVEVIAKSLVENPDEVVVTETEKEDAIVVELKVGASDMGKVIGRQGRIAKAIRTVVKAASSKSPKKVIVDILQ
- the rpsP gene encoding 30S ribosomal protein S16 is translated as MAVKIRLRRMGQKKAPFYRIVVADSRSKRDGKCIEEIGTYDPNLEPSAYKVDEEAAKKWLAAGAQPTEVVSKIFKLAGIEK